A window from Culex pipiens pallens isolate TS chromosome 3, TS_CPP_V2, whole genome shotgun sequence encodes these proteins:
- the LOC120430836 gene encoding receptor expression-enhancing protein 5-like isoform X4, protein MKAIETRTKEDDTKWLTYWVIYGVLSVFEHVSLFLVQAIPFYWLLKCVFFIWCMVPIENNGANFMYHRVILPYFKKYEKILHTNSESEPVAAQQKAVEMKPNTSQEHEASTHPTEQETTQPKTCEIKQIITSEHQPTNLAMPLLTGENSNTSPEIPPAC, encoded by the exons ATGAAGGCGATCGAAACCCGCACCAAGGAGGACGACACCAAGTGGCTCACGTACTGGGTCATCTACGGCGTGCTCTCGGTGTTCGAGCACGTGTCGCTCTTCCTCGTCCAGGCCATCCCCTTCTACTGGCTGCTGAAG TGCGTGTTCTTCATCTGGTGCATGGTTCCGATCGAAAACAACGGCGCCAACTTCATGTACCACAGGGTGATCCTGCCGTACTTCAAGAAATACGAAAAGA TTTTGCATACAAACTCTGAATCTGAACCGGTGGCGGCCCAACAAAAAGCCGTCGAGATGAAACCGAATACTTCACAGGAACATGAAGCTTCAACCCACCCGACCGAACAGGAGACGACCCAACCTAAAACATGCGAGATTAAACAAATTATCACTTCAGAGCATCAGCCAACCAATCTAGCAATGCCATTGTTAACGGGTGAAAATTCAAATACTTCTCCAGAAATTCCTCCCGCGTGTTAA
- the LOC120430836 gene encoding receptor expression-enhancing protein 5-like isoform X2, whose product MSDENVSQDSVDGGGEKKNDLRTQATVIGGVAIVVLYLAFGYAAQILCNAIGVAYPAYVSMKAIETRTKEDDTKWLTYWVIYGVLSVFEHVSLFLVQAIPFYWLLKCVFFIWCMVPIENNGANFMYHRVILPYFKKYEKILHTNSESEPVAAQQKAVEMKPNTSQEHEASTHPTEQETTQPKTCEIKQIITSEHQPTNLAMPLLTGENSNTSPEIPPAC is encoded by the exons ATGTCGGACGAAAACGTGTCCCAGGACTCCGTCGACGGAGGTGGAGAAAAGAAGAACGACCTGCGAACGCAAGCAACAGTGATTG GTGGTGTTGCCATTGTGGTTCTCTACCTGGCCTTCGGCTATGCCGCGCAGATCCTGTGTAACGCGATCGGCGTCGCCTACCCGGCGTACGTCTCGATGAAGGCGATCGAAACCCGCACCAAGGAGGACGACACCAAGTGGCTCACGTACTGGGTCATCTACGGCGTGCTCTCGGTGTTCGAGCACGTGTCGCTCTTCCTCGTCCAGGCCATCCCCTTCTACTGGCTGCTGAAG TGCGTGTTCTTCATCTGGTGCATGGTTCCGATCGAAAACAACGGCGCCAACTTCATGTACCACAGGGTGATCCTGCCGTACTTCAAGAAATACGAAAAGA TTTTGCATACAAACTCTGAATCTGAACCGGTGGCGGCCCAACAAAAAGCCGTCGAGATGAAACCGAATACTTCACAGGAACATGAAGCTTCAACCCACCCGACCGAACAGGAGACGACCCAACCTAAAACATGCGAGATTAAACAAATTATCACTTCAGAGCATCAGCCAACCAATCTAGCAATGCCATTGTTAACGGGTGAAAATTCAAATACTTCTCCAGAAATTCCTCCCGCGTGTTAA